The nucleotide sequence TTCCAGATGCCGGCCCGCAGCATGTCTACCCGCCCCGTGGCAGCTAGTTCAATGGCGGAGGTTAGCAGTTGGTCTTCTGTTTCGGCGCTGCACGGCCCGGATATCAGCAGTTGCTTTTTGTCGATGCGCGCCGCTTTCGGCGTAGGAGCAGTTTGGTTCATGGTATGAGGTACGTTTGTGATGTAGTGGATGTATGCTGCCGAGCCACCATTTGGCAGTGCTTCGAATGGCTTATGAAATGATTTTGCGGATGTGGTTGGCTTGTTCAATGGAGTGCCGCAGCCCTTCGTAGTCTTCCTCGGCCAGCAGGCGGCGCAGTTCTTGGAGTTGCCGCAGGTGCTCGTCGAGCACATCCAGCACGTTGGTGCGGTTCTGGCGGAAGATGGGCACCCACATAGCGGGAGAGCTTTTCGCCAAGCGCACCGTCGATTCAAAACCGCCGCTAGCCAAATCAAAGATACGCTGCTCTTCTTTCTCTTTGTTTAACACCGTGAGAGCCAGCGCAAACGAGGTAATGTGCGAGATGTGCGACACGTAGGCCGCGTGCAGGTCGTGGTCGGCGGCGTCGAGGTAGAGCAGGCGCATGGGCAACGCCCGAAACAGAGTTTCCACGGTTTGCACAGCATCCGGGTCGCTGCGCTGCGCATCACAGACCACCAAGGTTTTGCCGGCAAACAACTGCTGCACCGCGGCTTCGGGCCCCGAGTATTCGGTACCTGCCATGGGGTGAATGGCTACGAACCGCCCGCGGTGCGGATGGTCGGCTACGGCGGCCAGTAGCTTCTCCTTGGTAGAGCCAACGTCCACCACCACCTGGCGGCTGGTAGCGGCATCGAGCACCTGAGGCAACACGCCGAGCATGGCATCCATAGGCACGGC is from Hymenobacter tibetensis and encodes:
- a CDS encoding prephenate dehydrogenase translates to MTTVTIIGLQDMTTVTIIGIGLIGGSLALSLRQQGLATRFIGVEASTEHAHRALELGLIDEIETDLATAVAAADLVVVAVPMDAMLGVLPQVLDAATSRQVVVDVGSTKEKLLAAVADHPHRGRFVAIHPMAGTEYSGPEAAVQQLFAGKTLVVCDAQRSDPDAVQTVETLFRALPMRLLYLDAADHDLHAAYVSHISHITSFALALTVLNKEKEEQRIFDLASGGFESTVRLAKSSPAMWVPIFRQNRTNVLDVLDEHLRQLQELRRLLAEEDYEGLRHSIEQANHIRKIIS